A genomic segment from Candidatus Neomarinimicrobiota bacterium encodes:
- a CDS encoding NarK/NasA family nitrate transporter: protein MSNIDLKQWDVEDQGFWDSTGKAIATRNLWISIPSLLVGFSVWLMWGIITVQMKNLGFTFGKSPEEAMGLLFMLPAIAGLTGATLRIPSSFFIRLAGGRNTIFFTTALLMIPAFGTAIGLQDPTTSFNYFIVMAFLSGFGGGNFASSMSNISFFYPKKEQGYALGMNAGLGNFGVTTMQILIPLVMTLPFLGALSGDSLILSSNSGTIFKRIAAGSETWLANAGWVWMLWLIPLAYFGWTRLNNIRTEAVSPNIKGPVASFGRIAFLLAIGFVTAAVGLYFILTFKALTWVKWIVLPAVIASTVFLMKAISPGEIKENLNRQFSIFDNKHTWVMTIIYTMTFGSFIGFAAAVGLAIKFIFGVKHILGADGTWQHIANPDGPATFMYVWVGAFVGALIRPIGGKMADKLGGAIITQVVSIVMVVCSVGVGYYAHLAYQSATPQEYFMPFFILIVILFAATGIGNGSTFRTISMVFNQEQAGPVLGWTSAVAAYGAFLIPKIIGENMKSGTPELAMYGFAVFYAVCAILNYWYYLGPKAEYKNP, encoded by the coding sequence ATGAGTAATATTGATTTAAAACAGTGGGACGTTGAAGACCAAGGATTTTGGGATTCAACGGGGAAAGCCATTGCTACCCGGAATTTATGGATTTCAATCCCAAGTTTATTGGTCGGCTTTTCCGTATGGCTCATGTGGGGAATTATTACGGTTCAAATGAAGAACTTGGGTTTTACATTTGGGAAATCGCCTGAAGAAGCCATGGGATTATTATTTATGTTGCCGGCGATTGCAGGATTAACAGGTGCAACCTTGCGGATTCCCAGTTCCTTTTTTATCCGCCTTGCCGGTGGAAGAAATACCATTTTCTTTACCACAGCTTTGTTGATGATACCCGCATTTGGCACTGCGATTGGACTTCAAGATCCAACAACTTCATTTAATTATTTTATTGTCATGGCATTTCTGTCTGGATTTGGTGGTGGAAACTTTGCTTCATCCATGAGCAATATTTCATTCTTCTATCCGAAAAAAGAACAGGGATATGCCCTTGGAATGAATGCAGGTTTAGGGAATTTTGGTGTTACCACCATGCAAATATTAATTCCGCTTGTCATGACTCTCCCGTTTTTAGGTGCATTAAGTGGCGATTCATTAATCCTTTCGAGTAATTCAGGCACAATCTTTAAACGGATTGCAGCAGGATCCGAAACGTGGCTTGCAAATGCAGGTTGGGTTTGGATGTTGTGGCTTATCCCGTTAGCATATTTTGGGTGGACACGGTTGAATAATATTAGAACGGAGGCGGTTTCTCCAAACATCAAAGGTCCGGTTGCATCGTTTGGTCGAATAGCATTTCTGTTGGCTATTGGCTTCGTAACGGCAGCTGTTGGTCTATATTTTATTCTAACATTCAAAGCGTTAACGTGGGTGAAATGGATTGTTCTTCCTGCAGTAATTGCTTCAACTGTTTTCTTGATGAAAGCTATATCTCCAGGAGAAATTAAAGAAAATTTAAACCGTCAGTTTTCAATATTTGATAATAAACATACATGGGTCATGACTATCATTTATACCATGACCTTTGGTTCGTTTATTGGCTTTGCTGCTGCGGTGGGATTAGCCATTAAATTTATTTTTGGCGTAAAGCATATCCTTGGTGCAGATGGCACTTGGCAACATATTGCAAATCCTGATGGTCCTGCAACTTTTATGTATGTTTGGGTGGGTGCTTTTGTGGGGGCTTTAATTCGTCCAATTGGTGGAAAAATGGCAGATAAATTAGGTGGCGCCATCATTACGCAAGTTGTGTCAATTGTGATGGTTGTATGTTCAGTTGGTGTGGGATATTATGCCCATTTGGCCTATCAATCAGCAACACCCCAAGAATATTTCATGCCATTTTTTATTCTAATCGTCATTTTGTTTGCTGCGACTGGAATTGGGAATGGATCAACTTTCAGAACCATATCCATGGTTTTTAATCAAGAGCAAGCGGGACCTGTTTTGGGCTGGACATCTGCCGTTGCCGCTTATGGTGCATTTTTGATTCCAAAGATTATCGGTGAAAATATGAAATCTGGAACACCGGAACTTGCCATGTATGGTTTTGCCGTCTTTTATGCGGTCTGTGCTATCTTGAATTATTGGTATTATTTGGGGCCGAAAGCAGAATATAAAAATCCATAA